A window of the Armatimonadota bacterium genome harbors these coding sequences:
- a CDS encoding ChaN family lipoprotein, translating into MQSTNRLAIGPHPLKQKSGKARQGQYYDCERGRPTSLSEAAKSLLHSKFVVIGESHDHPEHHLTQAAIIRELHRQGASVIVGMEMFDRTKQFALDEFSLGRLSDEEFVERSAWKTQWGFDFNLYKPIFDAVRQHRLRLVALNVPRTTVSKVGREGWDSLTEDERMGIPDPDLTNGEHRQLFTALMAGHPPTGDRGERIYSAQVLWDTGMADSALKYWERTPKTDRTIFAIIAGNGHAMYGLGINLRLAMRTNEKISTVVCLEAEGGGQTFQRSIADVVYIAAPHAR; encoded by the coding sequence ATGCAATCTACAAACCGCCTCGCTATCGGTCCGCACCCCCTAAAACAAAAATCGGGCAAGGCTAGGCAAGGCCAATATTACGACTGCGAGCGAGGTCGACCAACCTCTCTGAGCGAGGCCGCAAAAAGCCTGCTTCATTCAAAATTCGTCGTCATCGGCGAAAGCCACGACCACCCCGAACATCACCTGACACAAGCCGCCATCATCCGCGAACTCCATCGCCAAGGAGCCTCGGTGATCGTCGGAATGGAAATGTTCGACCGCACAAAACAGTTCGCGCTTGACGAATTTTCGCTGGGTCGCCTTAGCGACGAAGAGTTCGTCGAGCGGAGCGCCTGGAAAACCCAATGGGGCTTCGACTTCAACCTCTACAAACCGATCTTCGACGCGGTCCGCCAACATCGCTTGCGCCTGGTCGCGCTTAACGTGCCCAGAACCACGGTCTCAAAAGTAGGCAGGGAAGGGTGGGACTCCCTGACCGAAGACGAGCGTATGGGCATTCCCGATCCCGACCTGACCAATGGGGAACATAGGCAGCTCTTTACCGCGCTGATGGCTGGACATCCGCCGACCGGAGACAGAGGAGAGCGCATCTACTCGGCCCAAGTTCTGTGGGATACCGGCATGGCCGACAGTGCCCTTAAATACTGGGAGCGCACCCCCAAAACCGACCGCACGATCTTCGCGATCATCGCCGGCAACGGCCATGCCATGTACGGCTTGGGCATCAATCTCCGCCTGGCGATGCGCACTAACGAGAAGATTTCAACGGTAGTCTGCCTTGAAGCCGAAGGCGGCGGTCAGACGTTCCAACGCTCAATAGCAGATGTTGTCTACATCGCCGCTCCGCACGCGCGCTAA
- a CDS encoding 1-acyl-sn-glycerol-3-phosphate acyltransferase produces MLFYLLAPFFKLLFGIGFRFPLLCWIVIKNRQRVPKSGGLLVIANHISIADPPLLWYALPRYAWWVGRHDIQNIPFVSTIARIGRMIPVKQRQADRKALMDSAAQIEAGSAVVIFPEGEVSPNGKIQPFLPGVSLIVRKTRCRVLPVGLLNTDRIAPHGKLFPRPGFCRLIVRFGEPICFDDILDAPDASEQIVKRMQDAVAELTGQAIDDSH; encoded by the coding sequence ATGCTGTTCTACCTGCTCGCGCCCTTCTTCAAACTCCTCTTCGGTATCGGCTTTCGCTTTCCGCTCCTCTGCTGGATCGTCATCAAGAACCGGCAGCGCGTCCCAAAGAGTGGCGGACTGCTCGTCATTGCCAACCACATCAGCATCGCCGACCCGCCGCTCCTTTGGTATGCACTGCCGCGCTACGCTTGGTGGGTCGGTCGCCACGACATCCAGAATATTCCTTTCGTCTCCACGATTGCGCGAATAGGGCGCATGATCCCGGTCAAACAACGGCAAGCCGACCGAAAAGCGCTGATGGACTCGGCAGCGCAGATCGAAGCAGGCAGCGCCGTCGTTATCTTCCCAGAAGGAGAGGTCAGTCCTAACGGCAAAATTCAACCCTTTCTGCCGGGAGTTTCTCTTATCGTCCGCAAGACTCGCTGCCGCGTCCTGCCGGTCGGCCTCCTTAACACCGATCGGATTGCTCCTCACGGAAAACTTTTCCCGCGGCCCGGCTTCTGCCGCCTTATCGTTCGATTTGGCGAGCCGATCTGTTTTGACGACATCTTGGACGCGCCGGACGCCTCAGAGCAGATAGTCAAGAGGATGCAGGACGCCGTTGCCGAACTGACCGGCCAAGCGATCGATGATTCGCATTAG
- a CDS encoding MBL fold metallo-hydrolase, whose amino-acid sequence MQIERLADGWSLIDLEFIGHKQIIGSYVCYDGHEAMIVETGPSTCVSTLTAALSELQIPLDKVSHVVATHIHLDHSGACGVLAREMPKAKVYVHPFGAQHLIDPSKLIASAGRIYGDLMDFLWGEIAPVPEGRVVIVQDGDEIAGAGRRLRAIETPGHARHHHAYLDLGSRSLFAGDIAGVRLPGFAYVRPPTPPPELNLEDWDASLAKIRAIGPSWLNLTHFGQFDDVERHLTDLQKRLHDWGALVKSLMSETEDEEAIVERVRQAVHGEMQELGIDPEEYDVAASYQMGVQGYIRYWRRKLMS is encoded by the coding sequence ATGCAAATTGAGCGGTTAGCCGACGGCTGGAGTTTGATCGATCTTGAGTTTATCGGGCACAAGCAGATCATTGGGTCGTACGTTTGCTATGACGGCCATGAGGCGATGATCGTCGAGACGGGGCCATCGACGTGCGTTTCTACGCTAACGGCGGCGCTTTCGGAGCTGCAGATTCCCTTGGATAAAGTGTCTCACGTTGTTGCGACTCACATCCACTTGGATCATTCGGGGGCGTGCGGCGTATTGGCGCGAGAAATGCCGAAGGCGAAGGTCTATGTTCATCCTTTTGGGGCGCAGCATTTGATCGATCCGTCCAAACTGATCGCAAGCGCGGGCAGGATCTATGGAGATTTGATGGATTTTCTGTGGGGGGAGATTGCGCCTGTGCCTGAGGGTCGGGTTGTGATCGTGCAGGACGGGGATGAGATAGCGGGCGCAGGCAGAAGGCTTCGGGCAATTGAGACGCCCGGCCATGCGCGGCATCATCATGCTTATCTCGATCTGGGCAGTCGTTCTCTGTTCGCAGGAGACATAGCCGGAGTTCGATTGCCGGGCTTTGCCTATGTAAGGCCGCCAACGCCGCCGCCGGAATTGAATTTGGAAGATTGGGACGCGAGTTTGGCCAAGATTCGGGCGATTGGGCCGAGTTGGCTGAATCTCACCCATTTTGGTCAATTTGACGATGTTGAGCGGCATCTGACCGATCTTCAAAAGCGATTGCACGATTGGGGGGCGCTGGTCAAATCGTTGATGAGCGAGACGGAGGACGAGGAGGCCATTGTCGAGAGGGTTCGTCAGGCGGTGCACGGCGAAATGCAGGAGTTGGGAATCGATCCGGAAGAGTACGACGTAGCGGCCAGTTATCAGATGGGGGTGCAGGGCTACATCCGTTATTGGCGTCGAAAACTGATGTCTTAG
- a CDS encoding PEP-CTERM sorting domain-containing protein (PEP-CTERM proteins occur, often in large numbers, in the proteomes of bacteria that also encode an exosortase, a predicted intramembrane cysteine proteinase. The presence of a PEP-CTERM domain at a protein's C-terminus predicts cleavage within the sorting domain, followed by covalent anchoring to some some component of the (usually Gram-negative) cell surface. Many PEP-CTERM proteins exhibit an unusual sequence composition that includes large numbers of potential glycosylation sites. Expression of one such protein has been shown restore the ability of a bacterium to form floc, a type of biofilm.), which produces MKRYILVMAAACVSMASANTDGVNIPADFAAGDFAYQNTATGFGDNFNELNGLFLRSNLGTIFMGATANLEQNNGNRIIIAMDTKAGGATQMPGSFGFTSGQGHLFFGGGFAVDYVLHMNIFNGIMYIDLYDVQGNNNMYLGGTQVNGSGGWDPGQGGMQPGSAAFNNTNTAGVGGGNGMDGNAPTATTGFEIELPWNLMGLNENEQFCAMAYITGGDGFFSNQFVPGIGGGDNIGRNNYTQNSYVCHTLAPEPASMFALGIGMGALALRRRRR; this is translated from the coding sequence ATGAAGCGGTACATTCTCGTAATGGCGGCGGCTTGCGTCAGCATGGCCTCGGCCAACACCGATGGCGTAAACATCCCGGCCGACTTCGCCGCGGGCGATTTTGCCTATCAAAACACAGCGACAGGCTTTGGCGACAACTTCAACGAGCTCAATGGACTCTTCCTCCGAAGCAACCTAGGAACGATCTTTATGGGCGCTACGGCAAATCTGGAGCAGAACAACGGAAACCGAATCATTATCGCCATGGACACCAAGGCAGGCGGCGCGACTCAAATGCCCGGCTCGTTCGGATTCACATCCGGTCAAGGCCACCTCTTCTTCGGCGGAGGCTTCGCCGTCGATTACGTGCTCCACATGAACATCTTCAACGGCATCATGTACATTGACCTGTACGACGTTCAGGGCAATAACAATATGTACCTGGGCGGAACGCAGGTCAACGGCAGTGGCGGATGGGATCCCGGCCAGGGCGGGATGCAGCCCGGCTCTGCTGCATTCAACAACACCAATACTGCAGGCGTTGGCGGAGGCAATGGAATGGACGGCAATGCTCCAACGGCCACCACCGGCTTCGAAATCGAACTGCCCTGGAACTTGATGGGGCTGAACGAGAACGAACAGTTCTGCGCGATGGCCTATATTACCGGCGGCGATGGATTCTTTAGCAACCAGTTCGTACCGGGCATAGGCGGCGGAGACAACATCGGCCGCAACAACTACACGCAAAATAGCTACGTCTGCCACACGCTCGCGCCAGAGCCGGCATCGATGTTCGCATTGGGCATCGGCATGGGCGCTCTTGCGCTCAGACGCCGCCGGCGCTAA
- a CDS encoding type II secretion system protein, giving the protein MKQRRNKGFTLFESLLSSTLIALVVGGMVYAQMNVMRAWQNGIQKEQAQRQGQRAVREIRTALMEAAIVEVLDSGRTLRFRMPQQDSNGNYLVPVVPAPAQQARVISVSSGGDVTYDGRNILRGVTQTRSNGQSYANFTLIPAGANTSVLHVRFNVKQRVSTPNQNYAQSWIEETIFLRNLQ; this is encoded by the coding sequence ATGAAGCAAAGACGCAACAAGGGATTCACGCTGTTCGAAAGCCTTCTCAGCTCGACGCTCATTGCGCTCGTTGTGGGCGGCATGGTCTATGCCCAAATGAACGTCATGCGCGCATGGCAAAACGGCATTCAAAAGGAACAGGCGCAGCGCCAGGGCCAGCGCGCCGTGCGCGAAATCAGAACGGCTCTGATGGAAGCCGCCATAGTCGAAGTGCTCGATAGCGGCAGAACGTTGCGATTCCGAATGCCGCAGCAAGATTCCAATGGCAACTATCTCGTGCCAGTGGTACCCGCCCCCGCGCAACAAGCGCGCGTCATCAGCGTCTCCTCAGGCGGCGACGTAACCTACGACGGTCGCAACATCCTGAGGGGCGTAACGCAAACCCGCTCGAACGGACAATCCTACGCAAACTTCACCCTGATCCCCGCAGGCGCCAACACTTCGGTCCTGCACGTTCGGTTCAACGTTAAACAGAGGGTGAGCACGCCCAACCAAAACTACGCCCAGTCCTGGATAGAAGAAACGATATTTTTGAGAAACCTGCAGTAA
- the rho gene encoding transcription termination factor Rho: MEPDPGARRPVNPNEPSFASLNALPSDEILALAAKTGVPTDLSDKSEIIYRLLSAQSVDSGTEYTWGILEIMPDGWGFLRRHPNWNPSPEDVYVSQSQIKRFGLRTGDLVFGAARPPKDGEKYYGLLRVEAIEGIEAEKMRNRRDFDQLTPLFPIERFKMETNPDNVAGRIIDIVAPIGKGQRALIVAPPKAGKTTLLQVTANSITANHPDVVLIVLLVDERPEEVTEMRRSVKGTVISSTFDEPPENHMRVSDLTLERAKRLVEVGKDVVILLDSLTRFGRASNLTTTPSGRTLSGGLDPSALYRPKRFFGAARNIEEGGSLTVIATGLIETGSRMDEMIFEEFKGTGNMELVLSRELADRRIYPAIDVKRSGTRHEERLYDSESLKGIWQLRRLLANQDDPVQATEQLIRLLQRTKSNDEFIQEVVERTRSM; encoded by the coding sequence ATGGAACCCGATCCCGGCGCGCGCCGACCTGTAAACCCGAACGAGCCGAGCTTCGCCAGCCTGAACGCGCTCCCCAGCGACGAAATTCTGGCGCTGGCGGCCAAAACCGGTGTCCCCACCGACCTGAGCGACAAGAGCGAGATTATCTATCGCCTGCTGTCCGCCCAAAGCGTCGATTCCGGCACCGAGTACACCTGGGGCATTCTAGAGATCATGCCGGACGGATGGGGCTTCCTCCGTAGGCATCCAAATTGGAACCCATCGCCGGAAGACGTCTACGTCAGCCAGTCGCAGATCAAACGATTCGGCCTGAGAACCGGCGATCTCGTTTTCGGCGCGGCAAGACCCCCCAAAGACGGCGAGAAGTACTACGGCCTGCTAAGGGTCGAAGCCATCGAAGGCATCGAAGCCGAGAAGATGCGCAATCGCCGCGACTTTGATCAGCTCACGCCGCTCTTTCCAATAGAGAGATTCAAGATGGAGACCAATCCCGACAACGTCGCCGGCCGCATAATCGATATCGTGGCCCCGATAGGGAAGGGACAACGGGCGCTCATCGTCGCTCCGCCAAAAGCGGGCAAAACGACCCTGCTGCAGGTAACGGCCAACAGCATCACGGCCAACCATCCCGATGTCGTGCTCATCGTCCTCTTGGTCGACGAAAGACCCGAAGAGGTTACCGAAATGCGCCGCTCCGTCAAAGGCACCGTCATCAGTTCCACCTTCGACGAGCCGCCGGAAAACCACATGCGCGTATCCGATCTGACCCTGGAACGGGCAAAACGCTTGGTCGAAGTCGGCAAGGACGTCGTGATACTGCTGGACAGCCTGACGCGCTTTGGCCGAGCCTCCAACCTGACCACGACGCCCAGCGGACGCACGCTCTCGGGCGGGCTCGATCCTTCCGCGCTCTACCGACCCAAGCGCTTCTTCGGCGCCGCGCGCAACATCGAAGAAGGCGGCAGCCTGACCGTCATCGCAACCGGACTGATCGAAACCGGCTCCCGAATGGACGAGATGATCTTCGAAGAGTTCAAAGGCACAGGCAATATGGAACTGGTGCTCAGCCGCGAACTGGCCGACCGCCGAATCTATCCCGCCATCGATGTCAAACGCAGCGGCACGCGGCACGAGGAGCGGCTGTACGATTCGGAATCGCTCAAGGGAATCTGGCAACTTCGCCGACTTTTGGCGAACCAGGACGACCCTGTACAAGCCACCGAACAACTCATCCGGCTTCTGCAGCGCACCAAATCGAACGACGAGTTCATCCAAGAAGTCGTAGAACGCACACGCTCGATGTAG
- a CDS encoding prepilin-type N-terminal cleavage/methylation domain-containing protein has translation MNARKTERGFTLVEIMVVVFILAILLSIAFPSWVNARTRSAAKNCQRNLSKVYHAKEQFAMDSQRNNGDPCTVNDLVPTYLKGALTCPSGGTYTVGTIGTVPTCSHGGDHIAP, from the coding sequence ATGAACGCGCGCAAGACAGAACGAGGCTTTACCCTTGTCGAAATCATGGTCGTCGTCTTCATTTTGGCGATCTTGCTTTCTATCGCCTTTCCCAGCTGGGTCAACGCCAGAACCCGATCGGCGGCCAAAAACTGCCAGCGAAATCTATCTAAGGTCTATCACGCCAAGGAGCAGTTCGCGATGGACTCGCAAAGAAACAACGGCGACCCCTGCACGGTAAACGACCTTGTTCCGACCTACCTAAAAGGCGCCTTGACCTGCCCGTCCGGCGGAACTTACACCGTCGGCACGATCGGTACCGTACCAACCTGCAGCCATGGAGGCGATCACATTGCGCCGTAG
- the aroA gene encoding 3-phosphoshikimate 1-carboxyvinyltransferase, whose protein sequence is MDVLRIAPAKAIRGRWLPPGDKSISHRAMIFGALAQGQTEIQKFLESDDCLRTAKICAQLGANVIRLAKGHWLIEGANGFKEPNDVLDCGNSGSSARMLAGPIAASGAYAVLTGDDSLRRRPMRRIADPLRAMGAKIEGREEGSKMPLTILGGNLKGIKWKLPIASAQVKTTILLAGLQADGRTEVLEPYPSRDHTERMLDAFGADLSIAENGALTVEGGQTLHACDVRVPGDISSAAFLIVAALLLPDSELLIRDLGLNATRAGLLEVLTNSGAVFQFDRIDETAGEPIGALRIRSQPLRPITVMPDIVPRLVDEVPILAVAATQAHGISRFNGLSELRTKESDRLHAISTQLRRMGAQIEADQDGLTIEGPVQLKSAEVESFGDHRIAMSLAIAGLLARKGETIINGAECIATSFPNFARTLARLAVE, encoded by the coding sequence ATGGATGTGCTTCGAATTGCTCCCGCCAAAGCGATCAGAGGACGCTGGTTGCCGCCGGGCGACAAGTCGATCTCTCACCGCGCTATGATCTTTGGAGCGCTGGCTCAAGGCCAAACCGAAATTCAGAAGTTTCTCGAATCGGACGATTGCCTGCGCACCGCCAAGATATGCGCGCAGCTCGGCGCAAACGTGATCCGCCTGGCCAAAGGCCACTGGTTAATAGAGGGCGCCAACGGCTTCAAAGAACCGAACGATGTGCTCGACTGCGGGAATAGCGGCTCGTCCGCCCGAATGTTAGCAGGCCCGATCGCCGCAAGCGGAGCCTACGCCGTCCTGACCGGAGACGATTCCCTGCGCCGACGCCCCATGCGAAGAATCGCCGACCCCTTGAGAGCAATGGGCGCGAAAATCGAGGGCAGGGAAGAAGGCTCGAAAATGCCGCTGACCATCCTGGGAGGCAATCTGAAGGGGATAAAGTGGAAACTGCCCATCGCCAGCGCCCAGGTCAAAACGACGATCCTCCTGGCCGGGCTCCAAGCGGATGGACGCACCGAAGTCCTCGAACCCTACCCCAGCAGAGACCACACCGAGCGTATGCTCGATGCGTTCGGCGCCGACTTAAGCATCGCCGAAAACGGAGCGCTCACCGTCGAAGGCGGCCAGACTCTCCACGCTTGCGACGTGCGAGTTCCCGGCGACATCTCGTCGGCAGCCTTCCTCATCGTCGCCGCGCTCCTCCTGCCAGACTCCGAACTGCTCATCCGCGACCTCGGCCTAAACGCTACCCGAGCAGGCCTGCTCGAAGTCTTGACAAACTCCGGGGCTGTCTTCCAGTTTGACCGAATCGATGAAACCGCCGGCGAACCGATCGGAGCGCTCCGAATACGAAGCCAACCGCTCAGACCGATAACCGTCATGCCGGACATCGTGCCCAGACTGGTGGACGAAGTCCCAATCCTCGCGGTAGCAGCCACTCAAGCGCACGGCATATCGCGCTTCAATGGTCTCTCAGAACTCCGCACCAAAGAATCCGACCGGCTTCATGCGATCTCGACCCAACTTCGACGCATGGGCGCCCAAATCGAAGCCGACCAAGACGGTCTGACGATAGAAGGGCCCGTACAACTGAAAAGCGCCGAAGTCGAGAGCTTCGGCGACCACCGCATCGCCATGTCGCTCGCTATAGCAGGCTTGCTGGCGCGCAAAGGCGAAACCATTATCAACGGCGCCGAATGCATCGCGACCAGTTTCCCCAACTTTGCCCGAACGCTCGCGCGATTGGCCGTCGAATGA
- a CDS encoding bifunctional nuclease family protein: protein MSEREWDEEGKFDPEDLKIPSQDELMSMPFLPDEGETGEGAEVPEMEDEKRFSSGKEVEVKVVGVFEHAEPAGAPHTFVVLRDHKGRQVPISIGRTEAYAISLGLSGEASERPLTHDLLRNILERLDVNIDRIVVDDLWRDTFYAKIYLVVEGEEIEIDSRPSDAIALAIRFRCPIYMSDDVIASIQRSSNPE, encoded by the coding sequence ATGTCAGAGCGCGAATGGGACGAAGAAGGGAAGTTTGATCCCGAAGACCTCAAGATTCCCAGCCAAGACGAACTGATGTCAATGCCCTTCTTGCCGGACGAGGGCGAGACGGGCGAAGGCGCCGAAGTGCCAGAAATGGAGGACGAAAAGCGATTCTCCTCCGGCAAAGAGGTCGAAGTCAAAGTCGTCGGCGTCTTCGAACACGCAGAGCCGGCAGGCGCGCCCCATACCTTCGTCGTCCTGCGCGACCACAAAGGCCGACAAGTGCCCATCTCTATCGGTCGCACCGAAGCCTACGCCATCTCGCTCGGCCTCAGCGGCGAAGCCTCCGAGCGCCCGCTGACGCACGACCTTCTGCGCAACATCTTGGAGCGGTTAGACGTCAACATCGACCGCATCGTCGTGGACGACCTGTGGCGAGATACGTTCTACGCGAAGATCTATCTCGTCGTCGAGGGCGAAGAAATCGAAATCGATTCCCGCCCCAGCGACGCCATAGCCCTGGCCATCCGCTTCCGATGCCCGATCTATATGTCGGACGATGTGATCGCCTCGATACAGCGCTCCTCCAATCCCGAGTAG